The Spirosoma radiotolerans genome has a window encoding:
- a CDS encoding VCBS repeat-containing protein, which yields MNKKVGLLIICMSGLIACHKKPEPLFENLPASETGVDFVNRSLDKKNFNIFNYRNFYNGGGVAIGDVNNDGLPDLFLTSNFEANKLYLNKGGMKFDDVTTKAGIIGKKFWSTGVTFADINGDGLLDIYVCNSGSRDERGNQLYINQGVKNGVPTFVEKAKEYGLFDGGFSTHAAFFDYDRDGDLDMYLLNNSFTPMDRLGFANMRDSRDRLGGDKLFRNEGPGKPFRDVSAEAGIYGSLIGFGLGITIGDVNNDNWPDIYISNDFYERDYLYINQKNGTFKEDIENEMGHISLASMGADIADVNNDGNLDIFVTDMLPDDDYRLKTTTAFDSYELNELKETRDFYHQDSRNMLHLNNGDGTFSEIGRMAGTSATDWSWGALLFDMDMDGKKDVFVANGILKDLTDQDYIAYLADNPDLQSMIQGTKKFDYKDYVNKMGSSPIPNYAFRNTGNGMQYENKAADWGLGEPNFSNGSAYGDLDNDGDLDLVVNNNDSPVSIFKNTSVEKEKKAFLRVQLKGGAQNPNAIGAKVYVYQGKELQYLQQMPNRGFQSSVDLTMVFGLGSDVAGKPPVIDSLVVVWPDRFNGVDKKQVIRKPAVNTTLQLSYKNADQLALPPAKPDPAGRLFTDVTQAVKLDYVHKENDFVDYNRDGLLKQLLSREGPALAVGDINGDGLDDVFLGGAANMPRSLYVQQPGGTFALQKQPFLLDAIYSEDVAATFFDADGDSDLDLYVATGGNEFDDVTYLADRLYRNDGKGNLTWDRTMPRSLNNNSCVAAADFDLDGDQDLFVGSRMISGQYGQNPDQLFMVNDGKGNFRKATSELIPFAKEIGMVKDAVWADIDHDKYPDLILVGDWMPITILKNKQGKGFERVEDDRLANSGGWWNTIHAADLDNDGDTDFVLGNLGLNSRLMASGTQPAHLYGNDFDRNGSYEQIITCYRPGPDGKEHECVVVQKPDLQKRIPSIKTKYIKHTDYAKASFEDIFSAQQREGMTVRTAQMAETSILINDGKGNLTLEALPIQAQTSPIQAILTGDYNHDGKTDILLTGNFFDVLTEVGRYDANYGLLLLGNGRAGDGKLRFTGTKPEQTGFFVRGQIRRMMTARGANGSQFIVLAKNNDRAQVFAVSKGGKP from the coding sequence ATGAACAAGAAAGTAGGCCTGCTGATCATCTGTATGAGCGGATTGATAGCATGTCATAAGAAGCCCGAACCGCTTTTTGAAAATTTACCAGCTTCAGAAACCGGTGTGGATTTCGTAAACCGGAGTCTGGATAAAAAAAACTTTAATATTTTCAACTACCGTAATTTCTACAACGGGGGAGGAGTCGCCATTGGTGATGTGAACAACGATGGCCTACCCGATCTGTTTCTAACATCCAACTTTGAAGCCAATAAGCTTTACCTCAATAAAGGCGGGATGAAGTTTGACGATGTTACCACAAAGGCGGGGATTATCGGTAAGAAATTCTGGTCGACTGGCGTCACCTTTGCTGACATCAATGGCGACGGGCTACTGGATATTTATGTCTGTAATTCAGGCAGCCGCGATGAGCGGGGCAACCAGTTGTACATCAATCAGGGCGTAAAAAACGGCGTGCCCACTTTTGTTGAGAAAGCAAAGGAATATGGTTTGTTTGATGGCGGTTTCTCGACCCACGCGGCCTTCTTCGACTATGACCGCGACGGCGACCTGGACATGTACCTGCTCAACAATAGCTTCACACCCATGGATCGCCTGGGGTTCGCGAATATGCGTGATTCCCGCGACAGACTGGGCGGGGATAAACTGTTTCGCAACGAAGGACCGGGTAAGCCGTTCCGGGATGTGAGCGCCGAAGCGGGCATTTACGGCAGCCTGATCGGTTTTGGATTGGGTATTACCATTGGGGACGTAAATAACGATAACTGGCCGGATATTTATATCTCGAACGATTTCTACGAGCGCGATTACCTGTACATAAACCAGAAAAACGGCACGTTCAAAGAAGACATCGAGAACGAAATGGGGCACATCAGCCTGGCATCCATGGGAGCCGATATTGCCGACGTCAATAACGATGGCAACTTGGATATTTTCGTAACGGATATGCTGCCGGACGATGATTATCGCCTGAAGACCACAACCGCTTTTGACAGCTATGAACTGAATGAACTCAAAGAAACCCGCGATTTTTATCACCAGGATTCCCGAAATATGCTTCACCTCAACAATGGCGATGGCACATTTTCGGAAATCGGGCGGATGGCGGGCACCAGCGCCACCGATTGGAGTTGGGGCGCGTTGTTGTTCGATATGGACATGGACGGTAAGAAAGACGTGTTTGTGGCCAATGGTATTCTGAAAGACTTGACGGATCAGGACTACATCGCCTATCTGGCTGACAATCCCGATCTGCAATCTATGATTCAGGGCACCAAGAAATTTGATTACAAAGATTATGTCAATAAAATGGGCTCCAGTCCCATTCCGAATTATGCCTTTCGGAATACTGGCAACGGGATGCAGTATGAAAATAAAGCCGCCGACTGGGGACTGGGCGAGCCTAATTTTTCGAATGGCTCAGCCTATGGCGATCTGGATAACGACGGCGACCTCGATCTGGTGGTCAACAACAACGATTCGCCGGTGTCGATCTTCAAAAACACATCGGTAGAGAAAGAAAAGAAGGCTTTTTTACGCGTACAGCTCAAAGGGGGCGCCCAAAACCCAAATGCCATTGGTGCTAAGGTATATGTGTATCAGGGCAAGGAATTGCAATACCTGCAACAGATGCCGAACCGGGGTTTTCAATCATCCGTAGACCTGACGATGGTGTTCGGTTTGGGGAGCGATGTGGCGGGCAAACCGCCGGTTATTGATTCGCTCGTGGTGGTTTGGCCCGACCGATTCAATGGCGTCGATAAAAAGCAGGTTATTCGCAAACCCGCCGTTAATACCACGCTGCAATTGTCCTATAAAAATGCGGATCAACTGGCGTTACCGCCCGCCAAACCAGACCCAGCCGGACGGTTGTTTACCGACGTGACGCAGGCCGTTAAGCTTGATTATGTGCACAAGGAAAATGACTTTGTCGACTACAACCGGGATGGCTTACTGAAGCAACTACTCTCCCGCGAAGGCCCTGCTCTGGCAGTAGGGGATATTAACGGCGACGGGCTAGACGACGTTTTTCTGGGTGGCGCGGCCAACATGCCCCGATCGTTGTATGTGCAGCAGCCGGGGGGCACATTTGCGCTTCAAAAACAGCCGTTTCTACTCGATGCTATTTATTCTGAAGATGTTGCGGCCACCTTTTTTGATGCCGATGGCGACAGCGATCTGGATTTGTATGTGGCAACGGGCGGCAACGAATTTGACGATGTTACGTACCTGGCGGACCGGCTTTACCGAAACGATGGAAAGGGAAACCTTACCTGGGACAGAACCATGCCCCGCAGCCTGAACAATAACTCCTGCGTTGCTGCCGCCGATTTCGACCTGGATGGCGATCAGGATCTATTCGTAGGTAGCCGGATGATCTCTGGACAATACGGCCAGAATCCCGACCAGTTGTTCATGGTAAACGATGGCAAAGGAAACTTTAGGAAAGCGACATCGGAGCTCATACCGTTTGCCAAAGAGATTGGCATGGTGAAAGACGCTGTCTGGGCGGATATTGATCATGATAAATACCCTGACCTGATCCTGGTAGGCGATTGGATGCCCATCACTATTCTGAAAAATAAACAGGGCAAGGGGTTTGAGCGTGTTGAGGATGATAGGCTGGCCAATTCGGGCGGTTGGTGGAATACGATCCATGCGGCCGACCTCGACAACGATGGCGATACAGATTTTGTGCTTGGTAATCTCGGGCTAAACAGCCGATTGATGGCGTCGGGTACGCAGCCTGCCCACCTGTATGGCAATGATTTTGACCGAAACGGCTCCTACGAGCAGATTATAACCTGCTACCGGCCAGGGCCCGACGGAAAAGAACACGAGTGTGTAGTGGTTCAGAAGCCTGATTTACAAAAACGGATTCCGTCCATCAAAACTAAGTATATTAAGCACACGGATTACGCAAAAGCCAGCTTTGAGGACATTTTTTCGGCGCAGCAGCGCGAAGGCATGACCGTGAGGACCGCTCAAATGGCCGAAACATCGATCCTGATCAACGACGGCAAGGGCAATCTTACGCTCGAAGCTTTACCCATTCAGGCGCAGACGTCGCCCATCCAGGCCATTTTGACGGGC